The DNA sequence TAGGTCGCCGAGAACGATTCCAGGAACGAGGGGAGCAGCACCACCGCGCTCCCGCGGTACAGGTCCCCCAATCGGTCGTGCGGCACCGCTCCGATCCGACGGATGTGGGTCCGAGCCTCCGGCACCTCGACCAGCGCCCGCTCCAGCGGGCCGGTCCACGCCCCGGGAGACTCCGGCACCGTCATGACGATCTCCCAGTCCGGAAGGGACCGACGGGCCAGCGCTGCGGCGACGTGCGGCACGATCTCCAGGTTCTTCGACGGCTTGGCGTCCCCGATCACGAGGATCCGCAGTCTATCCGCCATCACGGGCTCCGGTGCCGGCGGTTCATTTTCGAGAAACGTGGAGGGGCCGTTGGGGACGATCTGGAAGCGCTCGCGCGGCAGCCCCCACACGCGGGCCAGGCGCATCGCCATGGTCTCCGTCTGGACGCAGATGCGGCGAGCACGGCGCGCGGCGCGCCGCACATAGCGCTGCCGCCCCCATTCGAAGGTGCGAAACCCCACGCCGGTGCGCGTCCATAGCGGCGACTCCGGGTAGGCCAGACTCGAGTCGTGCCAGCCCAGCACGCGAGGGGCCTCGGAGCGCAGCGGACCCGCTCCCATGGGAGTCAGCACCACATCGGCCGCGAAGGCCCGGGCGCGCCTGGGCAGCGTGACATTCTCCAGCGCCAGGCGATGGAGGAAACCGCGCACGGTCCATTCCTCCAGGGCTTGGTGTTCCGCCGCCGGGAGCTGGCCCAGTCCGAGCTCCGGTTGGGCCACGGCCAGCCAGCGGTGGGTGCCCCCCGAACGGGCCACCTCTCGCCACAGGTTGAGGGCGTTCTGGGCGCCTCCTCCTCGGGTGATGGGCAGGAAGTCCAGCAGAATGTTCACGATGCGCCCGCCCCCAGCGCGGTCGGGAGCGGGAGCGCGACCGACGCATCGCTCCGCCG is a window from the Gemmatimonadota bacterium genome containing:
- a CDS encoding glycosyltransferase, translated to MNILLDFLPITRGGGAQNALNLWREVARSGGTHRWLAVAQPELGLGQLPAAEHQALEEWTVRGFLHRLALENVTLPRRARAFAADVVLTPMGAGPLRSEAPRVLGWHDSSLAYPESPLWTRTGVGFRTFEWGRQRYVRRAARRARRICVQTETMAMRLARVWGLPRERFQIVPNGPSTFLENEPPAPEPVMADRLRILVIGDAKPSKNLEIVPHVAAALARRSLPDWEIVMTVPESPGAWTGPLERALVEVPEARTHIRRIGAVPHDRLGDLYRGSAVVLLPSFLESFSATYVEAMHFGVPLVTSDLDFARDICGGAALYADPFDAEALAQSLYAALTDADLRRALRREGFERVRALPSWPERLSLYLEACAGAVWGERGVPLGVLAAERAS